The genomic region GACATGGACGGTATGGTTACATAGGTTTTCTAACTTGCCCATGGGCCTTGGCCTTAACGCCATTTCATCGGACAACAGTTATTTAAGGACGCAATTCCAACTGAAATCCGGTGCGAGCATGGAAGAGCTAAAGGTCAAACTGGAGTTCAGCAAATTCCCGTCACAGTTCACTTGCGACGGGGCGAACACGTCGCCTAAGGTGGAGATCACCGGAGGCAAGGGGATGTGTCTGGCCATGATTCTTGACGATCCCGATGCACCGATGGGGACGTTCACCCACTGGGTCATCTGGAATGTGGTCCCGGTCGGCACCATTCCGGAGAACATGCCCAAGGAAAAGATCATCTCACATCCGATCGCGGCAGTCCAAGGCAAGAACTCGGGGAACCGTGTAGGCTATACCGGCCCCTGCCCGCCGGGTGAAAAACCGCACCGGTACTTCTTTAAGGTCTATGTTCTGGACAAGATGCTAAACCTGCCCCCCGGTTCCATCAAGGCAGAGCTGGAAGGGGCAATGGAAGGCCATGTGGTGCAAAAAGGCGAGACCATGGCCACCTATGTCCGCTGAGCCGTCTCGGAGGTGGGGCGGAGCCCTGCGGCCAGCATGTCCATCGCCCGGACCATGTCGGTGCGGGACAGGATGCCTATGAGCTTACCGTCGACCAACACCACGACCCGCCCGATGGACAACTCGTTGAACACCTTCAGTGCGTCCACCGCCTCCATATAAGGAGGCACATGGATCACCTGCTTGCTCATTATGTCCTGAACTCTGGTCGTGTCACGTTTCGCGTCTGGGACCAGGGTCACATCCTGGAAGGTCACCATCCCGACGACCTTGTCCCCCTCGATCACCGGGTAGCCCATGTGTTTCTCCCTCATCATTCTGGCCAGCAATTCATGCGCGGTCTCCTCCGGGGTCACGGTCGACACCTCCCGGGTCATGATCTCTCCGACCTTGATGCCGGTGAGCAAAGAGGTCACTTTGGTCTGCTGGTACTCCCCCTCCGCCCCGGTATAGAGGAACAGAGCGATGAGGATAAGGATGAAGTTCAACGTGAGCAGCCCGAATATGCCCATGCCCACAGCGAACACCTTCCCGATGTCGACGGCATATTTGGTGGCCTTCAGGAAACTGACCCTCCGGGCGAGCAGCGCCCGCAACACTCTTCCTCCGTCCATGGGGAAGGCTGGGAGCAGGTTGAACGCGCCTAGCAGAAGGTTGTAGAAACCGATCAAACTGAACATGAGGACGGCTGCCTGCAGTTCGACCCCTCCGCTCAGGTCCTTGGTGAGGAAGTACATCAAAGAGACGACCGCACCGATGACCAGGCTCGACCCCGGTCCCACGAAGGCCATCCAGGCCTCGCCTTTGGCCTCTCCGGGCTGCTCCTCGATCTCAGAAACGCCACCAAATATCAACAGCGT from Methanomassiliicoccales archaeon harbors:
- a CDS encoding YbhB/YbcL family Raf kinase inhibitor-like protein, which produces MEELKVKLEFSKFPSQFTCDGANTSPKVEITGGKGMCLAMILDDPDAPMGTFTHWVIWNVVPVGTIPENMPKEKIISHPIAAVQGKNSGNRVGYTGPCPPGEKPHRYFFKVYVLDKMLNLPPGSIKAELEGAMEGHVVQKGETMATYVR
- a CDS encoding CBS domain-containing protein; translated protein: MRWSLRIGRILGIPIYLHYTFLIILPFFALVFGFSFSEFFGFKIGFDNLAVDDVGKALLGTVAAVIFFASILIHELCHSYVALRNHYKISGITLLIFGGVSEIEEQPGEAKGEAWMAFVGPGSSLVIGAVVSLMYFLTKDLSGGVELQAAVLMFSLIGFYNLLLGAFNLLPAFPMDGGRVLRALLARRVSFLKATKYAVDIGKVFAVGMGIFGLLTLNFILILIALFLYTGAEGEYQQTKVTSLLTGIKVGEIMTREVSTVTPEETAHELLARMMREKHMGYPVIEGDKVVGMVTFQDVTLVPDAKRDTTRVQDIMSKQVIHVPPYMEAVDALKVFNELSIGRVVVLVDGKLIGILSRTDMVRAMDMLAAGLRPTSETAQRT